The DNA region GGGTTGTATCGTCATCGCTCTCCACTGGAAATGAAAGGGTGGGGTCCGGGGAAAACCTCCTTTTAAATGCTCGTTCACGAGATCAAGTTTCGCTCCCAGAAGCGGACAGTCAGCCTGAGATCCCGGGGTTTGGGTTTCCACTGGAAACAAAGGGGTTATCTTCTAACAGGACGATCGTATTAAGAGTTCTCAGCACGAAAATTCTCATCCCTGCCAACCTCCCGGTGAAATGATGCCTGACGATAAATCCAGCCCTATGGGATTATTCAAGAAATACCTGGCCAATAAACGGATTTTCAAGAATAGAGAAGTTCTCAGGCATAATTATCGCCCCCAGATCCTTCCTCACCGGAAGCCCCAGATCGATGAACTGGCCTCAATACTTGCGCCGGCACTAACAAACGAGACCCCTTCAAACATTCTTATCTACGGGAAGACGGGAACAGGGAAGACGGCGTCTGTACACTATGTGGGAGCAGAACTCGAGAATGCCAGTTCCCTCTCCGCGACAAAGTGCAGGGTCGTTCACCTGAACTGTGAGGTGATCGATACCCAGTACCGCGTTCTTGCCCAGATCGCAAACAGCCTGGATGATCTTGATGCCCACCCGAGCGACAGCGCCAGGAATCTCATCCCTATGACCGGTTGGCCGACCGACCAGGTCTACGCCGAACTCAAGAAGCAACTGGAGAACAGTGGGGGGGTCGTGGTAATCGTCCTGGACGAGATCGACAAACTTGTCAAGAAGAGCGGGGATGACACCCTCTATAACCTCACCCGGATCAACTCTGACCTCCGACTTGCAAAGGTCAGCATCATCGGGATCTCAAACGACCTCCGTTTCACCGATTTTCTCGATCCGCGTGTCCTATCCTCCCTCTCTGAGGAGGAGATCGTCTTTCCCCCATATAACGCCCCTCAACTCTGCGACATCCTCCAGCAGAGGGCGGATTTGGCTTTCATCGACGGGGTGCTTGACGGTGCGGTCATCCCTCTCTGCGCGGCGCTTGCTGCACAGGAGCACGGTGATGCCCGGCGAGCGCTTGACCTCCTCCGGGTCTCAGGCGAGCTTGCGGACCGCGAGAATGGAGACCGCGTGACCGAGAAGCATGTCCGGATGGCCCAGGAGAAGATCGAGACCGATAGCATGGTCGAGTGCATCTCAACCCTACCCACACAGAGCAAGGTGGTCCTTTACGCTATGCTGATCCTCGAGAGGATGGGGAAACGGATCTTCACGAGCGGGGAGGTCACCGTGGTCTACCGTGAGATCGCCCGGATCATCGATCTCGATGTCCTGACGCACCGCCGGATCACGGATCTCATATCCGAGCTCAATATGCTCGGCGTGATAAACACCCGGGTCGTCTCGCGGGGGCGTTACGGCAGGACGAAGGAGATGTGGTTTGATGCGGCAACGAGCAAGATCGAGGAGGTCGTTACGCGCGACCCCCGGCTTGATGATGAGAGGCTCAAACAACTCGATATCAATCGACTCAGAGTAATGTTAAGGTGAAACTCATGGACGAGAAGGATCGTATCCTCCTCCATCTGCTGGAGGAGAACTGCCGCACTCCGATAACCGAACTTGCGGTGCTGGCTGAGATGAGCGAGCAGGATGTAAAGGACAGGATCACCTGGCTGGAATCTACAGGTGTCATACGTCGTTATGGGGCGGTCATCGACTGGGAACGGGCAGGCGACGGCAACGTAACCTCGGTGATCGATCTGAAGGTCTCACCCGAGCGCGACTTCGGTTATGACAGGATTGCCGAGCGGATCGCGCGGTTCCCTCAGGTCCGTTCGCTTCGACTGATGACCGGTGTATACGACCTCCAGCTCCTGGTAACAGGATCGAGCATGCATGAGATCGCCAGGTTCGTGGCCGAGGAGATCGCCCCCATGGATCGGATCCGGGAGACGGCGACACACATCACGATGAAGACCTACAAGGAGAACGGCACCACCTTCGCCGAGCGCGAAGGGGTCGAACGCCTCCCATACTCCTTCTGAGGTGAGGCCGTTGCGGAGTTTTGTCTCGGAACGGGCCAGCGCCATACCGCCGTCGGGCATACGGAAGTTCTTTGATATAGCCCAGACGATGGAGGACGTCATATCACTTGGCGTCGGCGAACCGGACTTTGTGACACCCTGGTGTGTCTGCGAGGCTGCCATATACTCTATCGAGCAGGGGTCGACCGCCTATACCTCGAACAAGGGGACGCCCCAGCTCAGGGGTGCCATAAGCCATTACCTTGATGCCAGATTCGGTACCACCTACGATCCGGAGGAAGAGATCATCGTGACCTGCGGCGTCTCGGAGGCGGCCGATGTTGCAATTCGGGCTGTCGTTGATCCCGGCGACGAGGTGCTTGTCGCCGAACCCTGTTACGTCTCCTATATCCCCTGTGTCACACTTGCCGGCGGGACGCCGGTGCCTGTTCCGTGCCGGGCAGAGGATGAGTTCCGGATGGCGGCCGATGCGCTTGCAGAGAAGATCACGCCACGGACGAAGATCCTGATCGCAAACTTCCCTAACAACCCGACCGGTGGGGTGATGGGGGAATCGGACTGGCGGGCCATCGCCGATCTCCTGGTTGACCATGACCTGCTCCTGATCAGCGACGAGGTCTACGCCGAGTTAACCTATGAAGGCGACCACTTCTCACCTGCGAGGATCCCGGAGATCCGCGACCGGACGATCACCCTAAATGGGTTCTCAAAGGCTTTTGCCATGACCGGGTGGAGGATCGGCTACCTCTGCGCCCCGCAGGAGATCACAGCGGCGGCGTTGAAGATCCACCAGTACGTCGCGCTCTGTGCTCCTGTCATGGGGCAGGTCGCGGCCTACGAGGCGCTCCGGATCGGGAATGAAGAGAAGGACGCAATGGTCCGGGAGTATCGTCTCAGGCGCAACCTCTTTGTTGACGGGCTGAACAAACTCGGTCTCCCCTGCCACCTCCCTAAGGGTGCATTCTATGCTTTCCCCTCGGTGGAGAGCACTGGTATGAGCGATACGGAGTTTGCAGAGGCGCTTCTGCGTGAGCAGCATGTGGCGGTCGTCCCCGGAAGCGTTCTCGGCGCCTCCGGTGCCGGGCATGTGCGGTGCGCCTATGCGGTCTCCCGCGACGACCTCAAGGAGGCCCTTTCCCGGATGGGGGCCTTCATTGAATCACATAAGTGAACTACCCCGCGCCTCTCGGGCGGGGGGGCTTCCCGGCTATCATGGCCGACACTTGCACCACAGAGATGTGATGTAGAGGTCTTGGCTCCACAGGCTCAAAGGGCGGCTCCGCTTTCATCCCCGCTGCTCCTCTCGGCCGGGACTTCCCGCTCCGCCCCCTTCACCCCCCGCAAGTTAAAATCGAAACTTTTTTAGGAGAGATCCCTGAATCTGCAACTCACAATATGCTGTCCGACGTGGGAATGACGCCTGCGGAACCCCTTTGTTTCCACTGGAGATGTGAATTTATTCCTGGATCACGGTGGGTGTGGTTCGCGCTGTTGTCTTACCCGAAGTATGCCTTCAGGTTGGAGGACGGCGGGTAGAACTCCGATCTTTTATCTGTCTACCAGGCGGGTGATCTTGCTGTAATTCAGTCTCCTCTTCGGAGCTGGAGATCCCTGTATGCGCTCGGCGCCAGGCGCAGGGAGGAGATCTCCAGTGGAAACGGAAGCGTCATGGCGGCGCAGGCCTCCTGCGGTGGGAGGAAAAAAGTTATCGTTTGATCCCCTTTCCGACAGAGAAGGCTTTTCCAAGCGTTTTCCCATGCCCATAGTACTCCTGCCGCAGGGAGTCATAGGCAATGGGTCGGATCTTCTCGAGATCGGGTCTGCCATCCTCCCCAACGACACCCTCCTCCATTTTCACGTCCAGGATCTCGCCGATGAACTGGGTGTGCACGCCGATCTCGACCGTCTGGAGAAGGCGGCATTCGAGGACGACGGGGAACTCCCCCACGTAGGGGGCGTTCACCAGGTCGCCTTTAACCGGTGTGAGGCCTGTAGCGGCAAACTTGTCCTCGTCCCGGCCGGAGACGATACCGAAATAGTCGGTCTCCCTGATGTAGTTGACGGATGGGATACTGATCGTGAACTCGCGCTGCTTGACCAGGTTTTCGTAGGTCTGCCTGGCCTTCTGCACCGAGACCGCCACCGCTGGCGGACGCGATGAGCAGATCCCGCCCCACGCCGCGACCATGGCGTTTGGTCGGCCGCTGGCATCGTAGGTTCCGATCACCAGTACCGGATGAGGATAGAGGACAGTACGTGGGCCGAGTGATTGTTTCTTCATGGGAATACGGTTCGTCTCCCGACCTGGATAAACCTTTTCGAACCCGGCGAGGCGTGTCCTGCTGGTGAACTGTCTCATCTCACGCACTACCCACCGCTCCTTTATTCTGTTGCTGCACCGAGCGGAAGAGGAAAAACCCTACGATTATAAACGTTGCTATAGGCGAGAGCCAGGCGGGGATACGGAACCCGAAACTGTCCGCGAGCATGATCGTCCCCAGCACCAGGATGGAATACATCGCCCCGTTTTTGAGGTAACAGAATTTCCTGATCTGGTCGACGCCCCAGACGGTAGGTTCCCTTACTACGAATGCCCCGACACCGTTTCCTATCAGGATAAGAGGGATAGAAAGGGTGAAAGCAAACGCCCTGATGACTCCATCGATTGAGAACGTTGCATCAAGTACCTCGAGGTAGGCAAGTTTAGAAACATCAGACATACCTGACCCCATCATACGGGCCTCCTGCACCTCGGCGTTCTTTCGGAAACCGTGGACGGTGAAGAAAGACGGTGGAACCGAGCACGGCTGCGAAACCCATCATGGTGTTGATCTGGAGGGCAAACCAGACTATAACAGAAAGCAGGATCGAGGCGATGGCATAGAACCAGACGGCCTGCCTGGAGAAGAAACGCTCGCTCCCGAGGTAGCAGTTCTTCTCCTCCGCAAAAAGCCAGTGAAAGAAGAGGAGAATAAGGAACATCCCACCAAATATAGGGAGGATCGGGGCGGACTCTTCGACCGCGGACACTACGGCAGGATCGCTTGAGAAGGTTGCGAGCAGCGCTTCAATGGGCCCAAGCGAGGGTGTCGTCATCCAGACGATCAACCACGGCAACAACCCGCGGACAACAAAGACAGCAATGATCAGACCCCAGACAAGAAACCACCTGCGGGCTCTTTGGCTCATCGTTGCGAGGACGTCGGCGTTCAGTGGATCCCCGGTGCCTTTCAGTTGATGGGCGGTGCGGCGACTCAAAAGATGGAGCCGCGAGAGGCTGGCCGCCATCTCGCTTGAAGATCATTTTCCTGTATCCCCGCAGCAAGCCACCTACTCTTCAGCAAAGGCTATGGCCTCACCGACCTGTTTTATCGACCTGCGAATAGCCATGACCATCTCATCCCAGGTCGAGCCTGCTTCGATCTCAACCTCACGGTCAAGCGCATACACCCGGAATAGGTAGGCCTCAGGTTTACCGGCGTCTGGCGCGGGCCCCCGGTAACCGAGGGTGCCGAAATCGTTCTCGCCCTGAACGGCATGAAGCGGTGAGTCCACCTCACCGCCGGGAGGGAACCCTTCCGGGATCTGGGGGACCGCAGGGAGGTTCCAGATGACCCATGCCACCCGTGAGGCCCCCTCCTCCGGGCATGCCATCACCATGATCGCAAGCGACCTGATCTCCGGGAGAAGCCCCTCAACCCGGATCGGCGGTGAACGGTTTGCCCCTCTGCTGGTGTATTCCTCGGGAAAAACCTCAAAATCCAGTTTCACAATTAGTTTCTCCATAATGCTCGGCTCCGTTGATACTCTTTCTGGAAGCAGGAGATAAAAAGGTTCGTAACACTTCATCTTGAGCAGTGGCAGTGGTCTCGCTGAATCCTAGGACGTGCCCGCGCATAGCGTTGATGGTGTCCTGCTTCAGAGCGCCTGCAGGCAGATTCGAGCAATCCCGTCAAGCCCGTTATCGTGGACCTTGAAGAGGTAGCGATGAATCTCGCCACGCAGCAGGCAGGGGCCACGCGCAGGCCGATGGCCTCATAATCGTTTGAGAACCTCATGTCTTCTGGAGCGGTGGGGGCGATACCAATAACTTCCGGGAGATCGATGATCAACCGGAAGATGACGAAAAATGGTGAGGTACCGGGGGATACGGCCATGACCCCCGGTGCGGATGCGCTGATAGTCTACACCGACGGCGCTTCCAGGGGGAACCCTGGAGATGCCGCGTGGGCTTACGTGGTCGTGCGTGACGGTTCCGTCGTGGCCTGGCGTTCGGGCTACCTGGGTAAGACGACCAACAACGTTGCCGAGTACCATGCCATCATCAACGCTCTTCGCGCCGCCCGGGAGTTCACCACCGGCAGCGTCGTGGTAAGGTCGGACTCGGAACTTGTCGTTCGCCAGGTCACCGGCCGCTACCGCATCAGAAAGGAGCACCTTGCCGGTCTTGCCGAGGAGGTGTGGCGGCTGATGCGGGATTTCACCGAGGTCCAGTTCGAGAACGTCCCGCGTGAACACCCCTGTATCCAGGTGGTGGACCGTCTCTGCAACGAGACTCTCGATGCAAGGCCGCAGGTAAAGGAGTGAGCGCGGCATGGAAAGGATGGAGTGCATCCCGATAGGGATAGTCCGCTCTCCCTACACAGAGCCAGGTGACGCCCCCCGGCAGGGACGGCTGGTGGATGTCGTCGCGGAGATCCACGTCCATGACGCCTACGTCCCGGGGCTCGAAGGCGTGGAGCGGAGCAGCCACCTCATAATCCTCTACTGGCTCGACCGGGCGGAGCGTGGGCAACTCTACGCAAGGCCCCCGGGAGAGTCCCGGGAGAGGGGGGTCTTTTCCACCCGCTCGCCTGCCCGGCCGAACCCTATCGGCCTCGGGATCGTCGACCTCGTCCGCCGGGAGGGCAACGTCCTCCTGGTCAGGGGGCTCGACGCCCTGGATGGGACACCGGTGCTCGACATCAAACCCTACTCCCCCGAGATCGACTGTGTCCCGGAGGCAACGGGCGGGTGGCGCATCAAAAAATAGGCCCGGTCAGGGGATGGCCACCCCGTCCTCCCCTATGCCGAGTTCGCGGAGTTTCTCGGGCGTGGGACGCCCCTCCCGGTCCCATCCCCTGACCTGGTAATACTCATCCAGGAGTGGCTCGCGTTCCCAGACCCGGCCGCTCGGAGCGCCTTCGGTGAGCGGCTCCCTGAGAAGCCTTGGCGGCAGCGTATCGTCCTCCCGGCTGCACCCTGCTTTCAGGTTGAAGATCTTCTGGATGTTCCAGATCCGTTCACCTATCCGGAGCACCTCCG from Methanoculleus receptaculi includes:
- a CDS encoding ribonuclease HI family protein; this translates as MINRKMTKNGEVPGDTAMTPGADALIVYTDGASRGNPGDAAWAYVVVRDGSVVAWRSGYLGKTTNNVAEYHAIINALRAAREFTTGSVVVRSDSELVVRQVTGRYRIRKEHLAGLAEEVWRLMRDFTEVQFENVPREHPCIQVVDRLCNETLDARPQVKE
- a CDS encoding Lrp/AsnC family transcriptional regulator; this translates as MDEKDRILLHLLEENCRTPITELAVLAEMSEQDVKDRITWLESTGVIRRYGAVIDWERAGDGNVTSVIDLKVSPERDFGYDRIAERIARFPQVRSLRLMTGVYDLQLLVTGSSMHEIARFVAEEIAPMDRIRETATHITMKTYKENGTTFAEREGVERLPYSF
- a CDS encoding flavin reductase family protein, with the protein product MKKQSLGPRTVLYPHPVLVIGTYDASGRPNAMVAAWGGICSSRPPAVAVSVQKARQTYENLVKQREFTISIPSVNYIRETDYFGIVSGRDEDKFAATGLTPVKGDLVNAPYVGEFPVVLECRLLQTVEIGVHTQFIGEILDVKMEEGVVGEDGRPDLEKIRPIAYDSLRQEYYGHGKTLGKAFSVGKGIKR
- the tsaA gene encoding tRNA (N6-threonylcarbamoyladenosine(37)-N6)-methyltransferase TrmO, coding for MERMECIPIGIVRSPYTEPGDAPRQGRLVDVVAEIHVHDAYVPGLEGVERSSHLIILYWLDRAERGQLYARPPGESRERGVFSTRSPARPNPIGLGIVDLVRREGNVLLVRGLDALDGTPVLDIKPYSPEIDCVPEATGGWRIKK
- a CDS encoding ORC1-type DNA replication protein gives rise to the protein MPDDKSSPMGLFKKYLANKRIFKNREVLRHNYRPQILPHRKPQIDELASILAPALTNETPSNILIYGKTGTGKTASVHYVGAELENASSLSATKCRVVHLNCEVIDTQYRVLAQIANSLDDLDAHPSDSARNLIPMTGWPTDQVYAELKKQLENSGGVVVIVLDEIDKLVKKSGDDTLYNLTRINSDLRLAKVSIIGISNDLRFTDFLDPRVLSSLSEEEIVFPPYNAPQLCDILQQRADLAFIDGVLDGAVIPLCAALAAQEHGDARRALDLLRVSGELADRENGDRVTEKHVRMAQEKIETDSMVECISTLPTQSKVVLYAMLILERMGKRIFTSGEVTVVYREIARIIDLDVLTHRRITDLISELNMLGVINTRVVSRGRYGRTKEMWFDAATSKIEEVVTRDPRLDDERLKQLDINRLRVMLR
- a CDS encoding YbhB/YbcL family Raf kinase inhibitor-like protein — protein: MEKLIVKLDFEVFPEEYTSRGANRSPPIRVEGLLPEIRSLAIMVMACPEEGASRVAWVIWNLPAVPQIPEGFPPGGEVDSPLHAVQGENDFGTLGYRGPAPDAGKPEAYLFRVYALDREVEIEAGSTWDEMVMAIRRSIKQVGEAIAFAEE
- a CDS encoding aminotransferase class I/II-fold pyridoxal phosphate-dependent enzyme, which codes for MRSFVSERASAIPPSGIRKFFDIAQTMEDVISLGVGEPDFVTPWCVCEAAIYSIEQGSTAYTSNKGTPQLRGAISHYLDARFGTTYDPEEEIIVTCGVSEAADVAIRAVVDPGDEVLVAEPCYVSYIPCVTLAGGTPVPVPCRAEDEFRMAADALAEKITPRTKILIANFPNNPTGGVMGESDWRAIADLLVDHDLLLISDEVYAELTYEGDHFSPARIPEIRDRTITLNGFSKAFAMTGWRIGYLCAPQEITAAALKIHQYVALCAPVMGQVAAYEALRIGNEEKDAMVREYRLRRNLFVDGLNKLGLPCHLPKGAFYAFPSVESTGMSDTEFAEALLREQHVAVVPGSVLGASGAGHVRCAYAVSRDDLKEALSRMGAFIESHK